One Schistocerca piceifrons isolate TAMUIC-IGC-003096 chromosome 11, iqSchPice1.1, whole genome shotgun sequence genomic window carries:
- the LOC124719829 gene encoding uncharacterized protein LOC124719829 — protein sequence MYRLEPCLWQVKSKEYHDREKRGAAYERLVIKLKELEPDATKQSAVKKINNLRSNVCKEKKKRYMSMKSGALTDNIYTSKLWYLDLFDFLGDQDTPCASVSNLDDEDGYEIDEDGFDDVAPQTPITEEPSETNESLQNSKELPISRPNFAKKEEKCGTDQRRSAISERSF from the exons ATGTATCGGTTGGAGCCTTGTCTGTGGCAGGTGAAAAGTAAAGAGTACCACGACCGTGAAAAGAGAGGTGCAGCCTATGAACGACTTGTTATTAAATTGAAGGAGTTAGAACCCGACGCTACAAAGCAATCTgcagtgaaaaaaataaataatttaagaagtAATGTATGTAAAGAAAAGAAGAAACGTTATATGTCAATGAAATCTGGAGCTTTAACAGACAATATCTACACATCAAAATTGTGGTACTTAGATTTGTTCGATTTTCTTGGCGATCAAGATACTCCTTGTGCGTCTGTGTCAAACTTGGATGACGAGGATGGATATGAGATCGATGAA GATGGATTCGATGATGTTGCTCCACAGACACCCATCACTGAAGAACCCTCAGAGACAAACGAGAGTCTTCAAAATTCCAAAGAACTCCCGATATCACGACCAAATTTtgcaaaaaaagaggaaaagtgtGGAACTGACCAACGACGTTCTGCTATCAGTGAGAGATCATTTTAA
- the LOC124720096 gene encoding zinc finger protein 99-like isoform X2: MREKEFPVYSCNFCLQSFRSKYRLIMHVFMHIDGVQPPLYVCKWCGEVFRSNVSLKKHLRASENYEVITVGNHEKYGCSDEYQSSIFLYSEPEVCVTEQNEQNSYQETWKASNESCNTDMANDAEKTGDYGTLPTSVNVSDRNVVPTTNRTHKCDMCGKSFTSSHYLKAHKLFHTGKKSHKCDICGKSFVLLGTLKRHSLIHTGEKPYQCAICGKSFGVLDTLKTHSLIHTGNKPHNCDICGKSFVALGALKRHALIHTRVKPHKCDICGKSFTLLCTLKSHALIHTGMKPHKCEICGKYFATLAYFNRHKLIHAANRPHKCDICGKSFPVWSALKKHTLVHNGEKPHKCDICGKSFALSANLKSHAVVHTGEKPHKCDICEKSFSLLCALKRHSLIHTGSKPHKCNICGKSFAVLWAFKTHALIHTGQKPHKCEICGKSFATSGYFNRHKLIHTGNRPYKCDICDKSFVMFCDLNKHSKKHALKQSLIQTEKKTYKCDICGKSFARPCNLNQHSIIHTRKRPDK; this comes from the coding sequence ATGAGGGAAAAGGAATTTCCTGTATATAGTTGTAATTTCTGCCTACAAAGCTTTCGTTCAAAATACAGACTCATAATGCATGTGTTTATGCATATTGATGGTGTGCAACCACCTTTGTATGTTTGTAAATGGTGTGGTGAGGTATTTCGCAGTAATGTAAGCTTGAAAAAACATTTGAGAGCGAGTGAGAATTATGAAGTCATAACTGTTGGCAACCATGAAAAATATGGCTGTAGTGATGAGTATCAAAGCAGTATCTTTTTGTATAGTGAGCCAGAAGTTTGTGTTACAGAACAAAATGAGCAGAATTCATATCAGGAAACTTGGAAAGCTTCAAACGAGTCATGTAACACAGATATGGCAAACGATGCAGAGAAAACAGGTGATTATGGAACTTTACCAACAAGTGTTAATGTCAGTGACCGCAATGTTGTACCTACCACAAACAGAACCCACAAATGTGATATGTGTGGCAAATCTTTTACTAGCTCACATTATCTCAAGGCACATAAATtatttcacactggaaagaaatctCACAAATGTGATATTTGTGGCAAGTCGTTTGTTTTGTTGGGTACTCTGAAGAGACACTCATTAATCCACACTGGAGAGAAACCGTACCAATGTGCGATTTGTGGCAAATCCTTTGGTGTGTTGGATACTCTCAAGACCCATTCGTTAATACACACCGGAAACAAACCTCACAACTGCGATATTTGTGGCAAATCCTTTGTTGCGTTGGGTGCTCTCAAGAGGCACGCATTAATTCACACAAGAGTGAAACCTCACAAGTGCGATATTTGTGGCAAATCCTTTACTTTGCTCTGTACTCTCAAGTCACAcgcattaattcacactggaatgaaaccacacaaatgtgagatttgtggcaAGTATTTTGCTACTTTAGCGTATTTCAACCGACACAAATTAATACATGCTGCAAACAGGCCGCACAAATGTGATATTTGTGGCAAATCATTTCCTGTGTGGAGCGCCCTCAAGAAACACACATTAGTTCACAATGgagagaaacctcacaaatgtgatatCTGCGGCAAATCCTTTGCCCTGTCGGCTAATCTAAAGAGCCATGCAGTGGTTCACACTGGAGAAAAACCACACAAATGCGATATCTGTGAGAAATCCTTTTCATTGTTGTGTGCTCTCAAGAGGCActcattaattcacactggaagtAAACCTCACAAATGCAATATTTGtggcaagtcctttgctgtgttgtGGGCTTTCAAGACACACGCATTAATTCACACTGGACAGAAACCACACAAATGTGAGATATGTGGCAAATCTTTTGCCACTTCAGGTTATTTCAACCGCCATAAATTAATACACACTGGAAATAGGCCCTACAAATGTGATATTTGTGACAAATCTTTTGTTATGTTTTGCGACCTCAATAAACATTCGAAGAAACATGCATTAAAACAGTCATTAATTCAAACTGAAAAGAAAACCTACAAATGCGATATATGTGGCAAGTCTTTTGCTAGGCCTTGTAATCTCAACCAGCATTCTATAATACACACGAGAAAGAGGCCCGACAAATGA
- the LOC124720096 gene encoding zinc finger protein 431-like isoform X1, with product MDQDPNMWIKKEETDEEDPMCVEDLLELSWSTDVVKEDPEVNVEVNVTENIVATSTRYACDSARFIQSTGGSCGISLEETLHHGLLKDELEVHREKSTHECGIHAEELTVNEDSSFGTRYDSGMREKEFPVYSCNFCLQSFRSKYRLIMHVFMHIDGVQPPLYVCKWCGEVFRSNVSLKKHLRASENYEVITVGNHEKYGCSDEYQSSIFLYSEPEVCVTEQNEQNSYQETWKASNESCNTDMANDAEKTGDYGTLPTSVNVSDRNVVPTTNRTHKCDMCGKSFTSSHYLKAHKLFHTGKKSHKCDICGKSFVLLGTLKRHSLIHTGEKPYQCAICGKSFGVLDTLKTHSLIHTGNKPHNCDICGKSFVALGALKRHALIHTRVKPHKCDICGKSFTLLCTLKSHALIHTGMKPHKCEICGKYFATLAYFNRHKLIHAANRPHKCDICGKSFPVWSALKKHTLVHNGEKPHKCDICGKSFALSANLKSHAVVHTGEKPHKCDICEKSFSLLCALKRHSLIHTGSKPHKCNICGKSFAVLWAFKTHALIHTGQKPHKCEICGKSFATSGYFNRHKLIHTGNRPYKCDICDKSFVMFCDLNKHSKKHALKQSLIQTEKKTYKCDICGKSFARPCNLNQHSIIHTRKRPDK from the coding sequence ATTCATTCAGAGTACTGGTGGGAGCTGTGGCATTTCATTAGAAGAAACTCTTCACCATGGACTGCTCAAGGATGAGCTGGaggtacatagggagaaatcaacACATGAGTGCGGTATTCATGCAGAAGAATTAACTGTGAATGAGGATAGCTCTTTTGGCACCAGATATGATTCTGGTATGAGGGAAAAGGAATTTCCTGTATATAGTTGTAATTTCTGCCTACAAAGCTTTCGTTCAAAATACAGACTCATAATGCATGTGTTTATGCATATTGATGGTGTGCAACCACCTTTGTATGTTTGTAAATGGTGTGGTGAGGTATTTCGCAGTAATGTAAGCTTGAAAAAACATTTGAGAGCGAGTGAGAATTATGAAGTCATAACTGTTGGCAACCATGAAAAATATGGCTGTAGTGATGAGTATCAAAGCAGTATCTTTTTGTATAGTGAGCCAGAAGTTTGTGTTACAGAACAAAATGAGCAGAATTCATATCAGGAAACTTGGAAAGCTTCAAACGAGTCATGTAACACAGATATGGCAAACGATGCAGAGAAAACAGGTGATTATGGAACTTTACCAACAAGTGTTAATGTCAGTGACCGCAATGTTGTACCTACCACAAACAGAACCCACAAATGTGATATGTGTGGCAAATCTTTTACTAGCTCACATTATCTCAAGGCACATAAATtatttcacactggaaagaaatctCACAAATGTGATATTTGTGGCAAGTCGTTTGTTTTGTTGGGTACTCTGAAGAGACACTCATTAATCCACACTGGAGAGAAACCGTACCAATGTGCGATTTGTGGCAAATCCTTTGGTGTGTTGGATACTCTCAAGACCCATTCGTTAATACACACCGGAAACAAACCTCACAACTGCGATATTTGTGGCAAATCCTTTGTTGCGTTGGGTGCTCTCAAGAGGCACGCATTAATTCACACAAGAGTGAAACCTCACAAGTGCGATATTTGTGGCAAATCCTTTACTTTGCTCTGTACTCTCAAGTCACAcgcattaattcacactggaatgaaaccacacaaatgtgagatttgtggcaAGTATTTTGCTACTTTAGCGTATTTCAACCGACACAAATTAATACATGCTGCAAACAGGCCGCACAAATGTGATATTTGTGGCAAATCATTTCCTGTGTGGAGCGCCCTCAAGAAACACACATTAGTTCACAATGgagagaaacctcacaaatgtgatatCTGCGGCAAATCCTTTGCCCTGTCGGCTAATCTAAAGAGCCATGCAGTGGTTCACACTGGAGAAAAACCACACAAATGCGATATCTGTGAGAAATCCTTTTCATTGTTGTGTGCTCTCAAGAGGCActcattaattcacactggaagtAAACCTCACAAATGCAATATTTGtggcaagtcctttgctgtgttgtGGGCTTTCAAGACACACGCATTAATTCACACTGGACAGAAACCACACAAATGTGAGATATGTGGCAAATCTTTTGCCACTTCAGGTTATTTCAACCGCCATAAATTAATACACACTGGAAATAGGCCCTACAAATGTGATATTTGTGACAAATCTTTTGTTATGTTTTGCGACCTCAATAAACATTCGAAGAAACATGCATTAAAACAGTCATTAATTCAAACTGAAAAGAAAACCTACAAATGCGATATATGTGGCAAGTCTTTTGCTAGGCCTTGTAATCTCAACCAGCATTCTATAATACACACGAGAAAGAGGCCCGACAAATGA